In a single window of the Nicotiana tomentosiformis chromosome 8, ASM39032v3, whole genome shotgun sequence genome:
- the LOC104103679 gene encoding uncharacterized protein isoform X2 has protein sequence MLSEIYPGNSPKIGSTYWDQIREVAMISVIKRVLKRLQEQLEQDKPPALQDILTGEMILLSSKDFHRQGHKERALAMLHQMIEDAHMGKRQFLSGKLHNLARALADEETEREQVKEDGSRSDRKGLLLYSRNGVIGLGLKTLKQLLITSASGDNNIPSGGYDVKETGKRLFGTFSSRMTTFLSQFVLYLAAIGDIVDGTDTTHDFNYFSLVYEWPKDLLTRLVFEQGSTDAAEKAAEIMNADFVHEVISACVPPVYPPRYGHGWACIPVIPTHTENYSENRVISPSCREAKPGSFTPSSGDVELPLYPLQLDIVKHLIKLSPVRAVLACVFGSSILYRGRDTTVSRSLKSCSLQTPDADRLFFEFALDQSERFPTLNRWIQMQTNLHRVSEFAIMADHTTRDGKDVPECKTAMKRFRDHDSDAESEVDELAGSNNISINAQEIKKEVGGSSDPWHDSLKSESSDCTTVFLSFDCENEGPYEKAVERYSISFIFVLTIVVHIKLVLLVSAIVFLLI, from the exons ATGTTGTCAGAGATTTACCCTGGTAATTCCCCTAAAATTGGGTCAACCTACTGGGATCAGATTCGTGAAGTGGCAATGATATCTGTAATCAAGCGCGTTCTTAAGCGTCTACAGGAACAACTGGAACAG GATAAGCCTCCAGCTCTTCAAGACATTTTAACCGGAGAAATGATCCTTTTATCCTCAAAGGATTTTCACCGGCAAGGCCATAAGGAGCGTGCACTAGCCATGCTGCATCAAATGATTGAAGATGCTCATATGGGGAAGAGACAGTTTCTTAGCG GTAAGCTCCACAATTTGGCAAGAGCTTTAGCCGATGAAGAAACAGAGAGGGAACAGGTTAAGGAGGATGGCTCACGTTCTGACAGGAAAGGATTGTTACTGTACAGCAGAAATGGTGTTATTGGGCTTGGGTTGAAAACCTTGAAGCAGCTTCTGATAACTTCAGCATCTGGTGACAACAATATACCTTCTGGTGGATATGATGTCAAGGAAACTGGAAAAAGATTATTCGGGACGTTCAGCTCCAGAATGACCACATTTCTATCACAATTTGTTCTCTACCTTGCTGCCATTGGGGACATTGTTGATGGGACTGATACCACTCATGACTTCAACTACTTCTCACTAGTGTATGAATGGCCTAAAGAC CTTTTAACTCGTCTAGTGTTTGAGCAAGGCAGTACCGATGCAGCTGAAAAGGCAGCAGAAATTATGAATGCTGATTTTGTTCATGAAGTGATTTCTGCTTGTGTGCCTCCAGTTTATCCTCCAAGATATGGTCATGGTTGGGCTTGCATCCCAGTAATTCCTACACACACTGAGAATTACTCTGAAAATAGAGTAATATCCCCTTCATGCAGAGAGGCCAAGCCTGGGTCTTTCACCCCTTCCTCAGGGGATGTTGAATTACCTCTTTATCCTCTCCAATTGGATATAGTGAAGCATCTCATCAAATTATCCCCAGTTAGAGCTGTATTAGCATGTGTCTTTGGAAGTTCTATACTTTATCGTGGCAGGGATACTACTGTATCTAGATCTCTGAAAAGTTGCTCGTTACAAACTCCTGATGCTGATAGGTTATTCTTTGAGTTCGCACTTGACCAATCTGAGAG GTTCCCTACCCTGAATCGCTGGATACAGATGCAGACCAATCTTCATCGAGTCTCAGAATTTGCGATAATGGCTGATCACACAACGAGGGATGGCAAAGATGTACCTGAATGCAAAACTGCCATGAAGCGATTTCGTGATCATGATAGTGATGCTGAATCTGAAGTTGATGAACTTGCTGGTAGTaataatatatcaataaatgcCCAGGAGATCAAGAAAGAAGTGGGAGGATCTTCTGATCCTTGGCACGATTCTCTAAAATCCGAAAGTTCTGATTGTACTacagtttttctttcttttgattgcgAGAATGAAGGTCCATATGAGAAAGCTGTGGAACGGTACTCCATctcctttatttttgttttgacgATTGTTGTTCATATAAAGTTGGTCTTGCTTGTGTCAGCCATAGTGTTTTTGCTGATCTAA